AAAAACTAAATATCCATCCAGACCCGGAACTTCAACATCACTTATGGCAAACAATCTTGCTATAAATGGATACCACTCATTAAATATGTATCGGAACAGAGGCAATGGTGAAAGTACAAAAAAGATAATCTTTAAAAATTGAATACGAAATGCCGAAGCTAAAGCAATCAGCAACAATGATGCTGCCGGATATATTGCTATTCGCGGGCTGACAAAACTTAAAGCGATTATAAAAATTAATAGAAGAACCGATGAACGCTTGTAGAATACATACGGACATTTTGATAAACGCAATTTCTTTTCGATCTGTAAAGATACCCATAAACCAACACCGCCGAATACAAAAGAATAGAAAAGATATGGATTGATATCGGAAAACCAAGGATATCTAACCGATTTTATCCATCCGATTATATCGATGGCAAACCAGGCAAAAACAACAGGGATAAATACAAACAAGAGCATTTTTATTCCCGACCATTTCCGAACAGTTGGAAGTGGTTTGTTGGTAACGCTGTCGAGGATTGGAGACTGGGTAATAATAAGTCGCCGGTTGCGAGCGATTATAAAACTAATGATTCCCACCAAAACAGAAAACCCGATAAAAATATATAAAGCCCAAACCGGCAGAAAAATTGGAACCGTTCCTAAAAGATAAAACCAATATCTTTCTGTTTGGACTTGAGGAACTCCATTGTCGAATCGTTCAACTAGTTTTAAAACCAAATCGCCCGAACGTTTTAATCCTCGCGGGTCGAAATTATTGATATTATCCTGTGGTGTGTGAATTGGTGTATTAATATCTGTGGTGAATCCTATTGCAGGAATTCCCCTGTCAAGAAATGATTTGTGGTCAGAGTTAAGTGGCAAGTTCAAAGCTTGTGCATGGGTAGAATAAGTCAGATTATCGTAGCCTAATTTTTTAAATTCTTCCACAGCAGCTCCCACTAACCATCGCGGTGCATTGTAACGTTTTGTGTGCGGATCGATATTAATCAATCCCAATCCGTTTGCCATATCAACATTGAGCATTAACACGACACTGTCTATTTCGGGAAAGAAATCGACGAAATATTTTGAACCTTCAATTCCTTGTTCTTCGCCGCCGAATAGTGCAAACACAATTGTTGATTGCAAATCGTGTTTTGCTAAAACTCTCGCGACTTCTAAAACCACAGCCGAGCCTGAACCATTATCGTTAGCACCAGGAATTTCAGGACCCGCTGAATCGATGTGTCCGCCGATTACTATGATTCTATTTGTAACTCCCTTTTTAATACCGACAGCAATTCCACTATTCGTGTTCACTCTGGCTGTGTAAGCCATTGGCATAATGTAGGTGGTATCGCAACCGAAAGACTTGAATTTTTCGACTGCAAATTTCAGTGCTTTTTGTTCTGCGGGTGAGCCCATCGGACGTGGACCGATATCTACAGCCAAAACTCTTAAATATTTTTCTGCACTCTCTTGTGAAAATTCGGTTTGTGCATTTAAACTTACAGATGAAACTAACCAAAATAAAATAAGAAATATTTTCATTATAAATTTCTCCCGAAGTAATTCAACAATTTGTCGTGGTAAATTTTACCGCCGAGTTCCCATGTATCGTTGTGGGTAGCGTTCTCTATCGGAAATAACTCTTTCGGTTCGTCTGTGTTTTCGTATAATTGTATCGAATACTTGTAGTCGATGTGCTTATCTAATTTTGCATAGACGAATAAAATCGGGATGTGAACATCGGCGATTGATTGGAGTGGCGAAACTTCGCGAGCTTTGAAATTTGCCATAACCTCGGCTCGTTTAATTACAAAGTTACGCAGGTAATGAAATGGTATTTTTACAATTCGCTTTTGGTAGTCGTCGAAAATTTTTCGGAGTGTGGAAAATGAGTTTTCCGCGACAACAGCTTTTATTCTTTTATCAATCGCTGCGGTTTGAATTGCAACCGCCGCCCCCATCGAAGAACCGAACAAACCAATATCGTGGGTATTCAAATCTTTTCTCGATTCAAGATATTCAATTACCTTAATCAAATCGTACTTTTCGTAAAACCCGTAAGTGCAGTAGTCGCCACCGCTTTCGCCGTGCCGTCGTGAATCGTAAATAAATACATTGAAACCGTTATCTCTAAAAAATTTTGCAAATGGAATACCGGCAACCTTACAATCGCCAACACCGTGCAGGTAAATTATTGTCCCCCTCGATTGAGAAGCGGATTTGATGAGCCAACTGTTAAGTTTAATTCCATCATTTGTTATTACATTTATTTCTTCGTAATCCAAATCGAGTTCTTCCGGAGAAATCGGATGTTTTAATTTTTTATAAAAATCAGCTTTGCGCCGTGCAGGTTGTAATAGAATAGTCGGACCAATAATCAATAAAGTAATAGTTACGGTCAACAAAAAAGCAAATAAAATTATTAGCAAACCAACAAGTAGAGTCATTATATTATTTATATATTTTTACCGAGATTAATATACACACGGTTTTGGATAAACTCAAGAGCTTTGAAACTCAAACGATTCTTTGTATATTTTTTGTGGAATTATGGAAAGTAATATAAAAATAGCTCTTGTTCATGATTGGCTCACAGGAATGCGAGGCGGTGAAAAAGTTTTGGAAGTTTTGTGCGAGATGTTTCCGGATGCAACTCTATTTACTCTACTGCATAACAAAGGGAGTGTTTCGCCAACAATCGAGAATATGAAAATCCGAACATCTATCATTCAGCATTTACCGAATAGTATGAGCCGCTATCAGTATTATCTTCCGCTTATGCCGTTTGCAATAGAAAGATTCGACATGAATGAATATGATCTTATTATATCAAGCAGTCATGCTGTTGCAAAAGGAGTGAGAGTTAGAAAAAACGCGATACACATTTGTTATTGCCATACTCCGATGCGTTATATCTGGGACCAATACGAGAATTATTTTAGTAAAACACAATCGGGTTTAGCAACGCGAACGGCGATGGGTTTGTTTAGAAGATATTTACAACAATGGGATGTGAAATCGAGTAGCCGCGTGAATTACTTTATCGCGAATTCAAAGAATGTACAGGAACGCATTTTACGGATATACAATCGCGAATCGGAAGTAATATATCCGCCTGTTGAAACTTCGCGTTTTAAAATTTCGCAAAACGAAGGGGAATATTTTTTGATTGTATCGGCACTTGTTCCTTATAAAAGAATTGATATTGCTGTGGATGCGTTCAATGAAATAGGGGAGAAGTTAGTAATCGTAGGAGTTGGGAGTGAGTTGGAGAAGCTGAAAAAATCAGCAATGCCCAATATCGAATTTCAGGGCTGGGCGAGTGATGGTGTAATTGCCGATTACTATTCTAAATGTCGTGCACTAATTTTCCCGGGCGAGGAAGATTTCGGAATCGTTCCTCTTGAAGCGATGGCATCGGGCAAACCGGTTATTGCTTATGCAAAAGGTGGGACGCTTGAGACGGTGGTTGAAAATCGAACGGGAATTTTCTTTCAACATCAATGTAAGGAAAGCTTAATTGATGCAGCGAAAAGATTTGATACAAAAAAGTTCAATGCAGAAGAAATACATCGACATGCTCTTGAGTTTGACAGGAAAATATTTAAAGAAAAAATTCAAACATACACTGAAAAGGTGTTGAGCAAACAACAGTAATTATTAAAGAATAAACAC
The Bacteroidota bacterium DNA segment above includes these coding regions:
- a CDS encoding M28 family metallopeptidase; its protein translation is MKIFLILFWLVSSVSLNAQTEFSQESAEKYLRVLAVDIGPRPMGSPAEQKALKFAVEKFKSFGCDTTYIMPMAYTARVNTNSGIAVGIKKGVTNRIIVIGGHIDSAGPEIPGANDNGSGSAVVLEVARVLAKHDLQSTIVFALFGGEEQGIEGSKYFVDFFPEIDSVVLMLNVDMANGLGLINIDPHTKRYNAPRWLVGAAVEEFKKLGYDNLTYSTHAQALNLPLNSDHKSFLDRGIPAIGFTTDINTPIHTPQDNINNFDPRGLKRSGDLVLKLVERFDNGVPQVQTERYWFYLLGTVPIFLPVWALYIFIGFSVLVGIISFIIARNRRLIITQSPILDSVTNKPLPTVRKWSGIKMLLFVFIPVVFAWFAIDIIGWIKSVRYPWFSDINPYLFYSFVFGGVGLWVSLQIEKKLRLSKCPYVFYKRSSVLLLIFIIALSFVSPRIAIYPAASLLLIALASAFRIQFLKIIFFVLSPLPLFRYIFNEWYPFIARLFAISDVEVPGLDGYLVFSVAMIVFFSLLTIPFLFAFATVYRETPFLKTVLDKFRTVKMLVLTIITLVIGSIYLYTQTSYSEEWFITVNVQQTFDLDERLFTTNLKSFEYLDSIKIKYSNKDTLLLGKNTSIDFETTPLFPLDTTKYRILRTVKQTKSGDTTYFDNNLTLISKVRPYKVELDLYGGKNLISSLQTDYKFVGRNETAKIKFYSFPDVPLKIPFKFYIVGNDTIYEEIKITYSDLLYSMEFEREKTNFIKRTEIKQSWKYSK
- a CDS encoding alpha/beta hydrolase; the protein is MTLLVGLLIILFAFLLTVTITLLIIGPTILLQPARRKADFYKKLKHPISPEELDLDYEEINVITNDGIKLNSWLIKSASQSRGTIIYLHGVGDCKVAGIPFAKFFRDNGFNVFIYDSRRHGESGGDYCTYGFYEKYDLIKVIEYLESRKDLNTHDIGLFGSSMGAAVAIQTAAIDKRIKAVVAENSFSTLRKIFDDYQKRIVKIPFHYLRNFVIKRAEVMANFKAREVSPLQSIADVHIPILFVYAKLDKHIDYKYSIQLYENTDEPKELFPIENATHNDTWELGGKIYHDKLLNYFGRNL
- a CDS encoding glycosyltransferase, with the protein product MESNIKIALVHDWLTGMRGGEKVLEVLCEMFPDATLFTLLHNKGSVSPTIENMKIRTSIIQHLPNSMSRYQYYLPLMPFAIERFDMNEYDLIISSSHAVAKGVRVRKNAIHICYCHTPMRYIWDQYENYFSKTQSGLATRTAMGLFRRYLQQWDVKSSSRVNYFIANSKNVQERILRIYNRESEVIYPPVETSRFKISQNEGEYFLIVSALVPYKRIDIAVDAFNEIGEKLVIVGVGSELEKLKKSAMPNIEFQGWASDGVIADYYSKCRALIFPGEEDFGIVPLEAMASGKPVIAYAKGGTLETVVENRTGIFFQHQCKESLIDAAKRFDTKKFNAEEIHRHALEFDRKIFKEKIQTYTEKVLSKQQ